A region from the Hippoglossus hippoglossus isolate fHipHip1 chromosome 18, fHipHip1.pri, whole genome shotgun sequence genome encodes:
- the LOC117779309 gene encoding thioredoxin-like isoform X2: MVHEVTGLEDFHKQLKDAGDKLVVVDFTATWCGPCKQIGPVFVKMAADNPGVVFLKVDVDDAEEVSALCEIKCMPTFIFYRTGKKVDELSGANSEKLSEMLKKHM, translated from the exons ATGGTTCACGAAGTAACGGGTCTC GAAGACTTCCACAAGCAGCTGAAGGACGCCGGAGACaagctggtggtggtggactTCACCGCCACGTGGTGCGGTCCCTGCAAACAGATCGGCCCAGTTTTTGTA AAAATGGCGGCAGACAACCCCGGCGTGGTTTTCCTGAAGGTGGACGTGGATGATGCTGAG GAAGTCAGTGCGTTATGTGAAATTAAGTGCATGCCCACCTTCATATTTTACAGGACAGGAAAGAAG GTGGACGAACTCTCTGGCGCTAACAGCGAAAAACTAAGTGAAATGCTGAAGAAACATATGTAA
- the LOC117779309 gene encoding thioredoxin-like isoform X1 has translation MVHEVTGLEDFHKQLKDAGDKLVVVDFTATWCGPCKQIGPVFQKMAADNPGVVFLKVDVDDAEEVSALCEIKCMPTFIFYRTGKKVDELSGANSEKLSEMLKKHM, from the exons ATGGTTCACGAAGTAACGGGTCTC GAAGACTTCCACAAGCAGCTGAAGGACGCCGGAGACaagctggtggtggtggactTCACCGCCACGTGGTGCGGTCCCTGCAAACAGATCGGCCCAGTTTTT cAGAAAATGGCGGCAGACAACCCCGGCGTGGTTTTCCTGAAGGTGGACGTGGATGATGCTGAG GAAGTCAGTGCGTTATGTGAAATTAAGTGCATGCCCACCTTCATATTTTACAGGACAGGAAAGAAG GTGGACGAACTCTCTGGCGCTAACAGCGAAAAACTAAGTGAAATGCTGAAGAAACATATGTAA